The Pelagicoccus sp. SDUM812003 sequence GAGAATCAACCGAAAGAAACAAACCAGCCCAACCAAGCAGCCCATACAACTCCGGCCAGCGCTCCGCGCTGACCTACGCGTATGGCTTTCACGTTAGCAAAAAGTAATGAACGCCAAAAAGATAATCAACGAGATCCAACGAGCAATTGGCGAAGTAAAAGATTCCGAGCAGAAAACAATACAAGTTTCCTCTCTAGAAAGATTCTTAGCCGATCTTGATGCGGACATAGATGCTCACGGGGAGATTGAACAGAAAGAACTGGAAACGAGACTAGCCGAGTTTTCCGCACAAAACGAAAGAAATTTGGCAGCTTACAATGCATCGGTTTCAAGCGATCTCGAAATGTTTAGATCCGTAATCCTAGCAGGACAAAGCGCCTTGAAGAGTTCACTACTGATCAATGGCGGAGCTTCCGTCGCAATCTTAGCCTTCATAGGAAATCTCGCCACAAAGGACAGTAAATACGAGATTATGATTTCGAACCTTTCCTCTACTCTATTCTTTTTCACGATTGGGGTACTCTGCGCAGCATTAGGCTTTGGAACGACCTATGCATCTCAGTATTCCTACTCGCGAGAAAAGCTCAAATGGTTGGGACACACATTTCAAGCTATTACGATCTCTGTAGTCGTAGCCTCATATTCTCTTTTTGGGTACGCCTCATTCGAAGCCAAAGAAAGTTTCGTTAAGAAAGAAGATGCTAACCAGTCAGCCCATACAACTCCAGCCAGCGCTCCGCGCTGACTTCCGCGTATGGCTTTCACGTTAGCCAGAAAAAGAATAGATGCTTAAACTCTACAAAATAACGGACACCGAAAAACTGTATTGGGAAACTTGGGAGAACGATGGAACCCACACAGTGCATTGGGGAGCGTTGGGTACCCAAGGATCATCGAAGGAAATCAAATCCACATTCCTGAAGAAAGCCGAGAAGGTCATCCAAAAAGAAATAGATCAAAAGATTGAAGAGGGCTACGCCCCCATCGATGAGGAAGAAACAAAAGTCCTACTGATAGAATTCGCAGTCGAAGGAATGGGAACAGTCGATGATGTCTCCAAGCGTCAGAGACTAGATGCAAGAATGAACGAAACCTTAGGTTGGAAAGGTCTAGGTCACAACGACGGAGGAAGCATTGGTAGCGGAACCATGGAGTCATGCTGTTTTGTTGTGGATTTTGACATAGCGAAAGCAGTAATCGAAGAAGACCTGAAAGACACAGAGTTTTCAGATTACACTAGAATTTACGAAGAATGATTAGGCTAACAAGGCAGCCCACACAATGTCGGCAAACGCCCGCCCCTTTTGCCACGACCCCATGAATTTTAACCTCAACAGATTTGGAACCTCAACCGAAGCCGACATCGTGTGGCTTTGACGTTAAGCAGAAAGAAAAATGAATGACCCTTCGACCTTTTTTTGGACCGTTGCCTCGGCAGTCACGATCTTCGTCTTAGGGCAGATTTACTTGAAAGGATTCGTCGAGCCGCTCCTAGACCTACGAAAAGAAATTGGCCAAACTGCTTACATCCTTGAATTCTATTGGAATCGAATGTTCGCAGAAGGCGCCGAAGGAGAAGAATTAAGAAAAAAGATTCGGGATAACGCATGTGATCTTTATAGAAAAAGTCAGACGCCAATCGTCTACTCATCGTGCCGATTTCTTTTTGGCATGCCAGCTAGGGAAGATATCCACAAAGCTTCTAGACGCCTCATAGGACTATCCAACCAAGTAGGCGAACGGACTCCAGAAGATCCAAAAATTAAAAGAAAAGAAGAGATCTACAAACTTCTAAAGATTGAAAATTTTGAAGAGAAATAATGC is a genomic window containing:
- a CDS encoding WGR domain-containing protein, with protein sequence MLKLYKITDTEKLYWETWENDGTHTVHWGALGTQGSSKEIKSTFLKKAEKVIQKEIDQKIEEGYAPIDEEETKVLLIEFAVEGMGTVDDVSKRQRLDARMNETLGWKGLGHNDGGSIGSGTMESCCFVVDFDIAKAVIEEDLKDTEFSDYTRIYEE